ACTCTCTACTCCAAGCAACGACATGGGCATTGTCAATCGTGATACTTCCTCCGTGTAGTTCCAATTTTTTAATCGAACCAAAGGCATTCGCAAGTAGAGTTCCTTGTCCTTCTGTTGTCATCACGAAGAAACCACCTTGTCCACCAAACAAGGCACGCCCTACACTTTGACGCTCCATTTTATACTGGGCAGATCCATCAAGGGCTAAAAAGGCACCGTCATTCAAGCAATATTGCTTGGTACCCAATTCAAGTGCAATGACTTGACCTGGCATAGAGGGTGCAAGGGCTAGCTTGCCGTCATCAGCGCTTGAAATAGCTTCTGTGATAAACATTGACTCGCCAGATGTCATAGAGCGACCAATGGCTCCCATGAGCTTCCCAAGACCAGAGCCACCACGCGCATTCAGCTTGGTGTTTAAGGTTACACTCGGTGTATGATAGACCATGCTTCCCCGCTGAATATAGGCTGTTTCCCCTCTTTCTAGGGCAATTTCAACAAGCGGAAATTGCATATTGCTATCAATAGTATAGTTCATTCGATTATCAGGCATTGTAAGGCCTCCTTTTGTATCGTTTATTTAATACAAGTATACACTTTTCCTCAAAACCTGTCAAGCCTGATAGCAGATGAATTTTCCATTTTCATTGAATACGCGCATCACACCCTCATGACAATATAGTGGATTGAGAAAGGAATAGGACAAGGCAAGGAGCTGCAGATAGAACTGGCGTTAATTGAGGATTACTCCATAATCCCTATTTCAAACCTTCAACAGTCCACTGGACCGTTCTTAACGATGTCCTAATCTTTAGAACCCGTATTCATAAGCGAAGTCATTCTAAGCGGGAGCTTATTTTACGATAATCAAGGCACTTTTTTGAAGGAATACTGACTGTATTTCGAAAAAAAGCAACGATGAGCAGCTAAAAATAAGCCTTGAATGTTGCTGAGCTGTGAATACAGGTTCTTATTCAATTCACTAGACAACTTCTGTCATACGCCCCGTATCAACATCATAAACTGCACCAGAGATGATAATATCCTCTGGAATCAAAGGAGATTGCCGCAACAAGTTCATATCCTCACGAACACTCTCTTCTACATCACTAAAGGGCAAAAAGTCCTGATGAGACACATCTACACCTAGGATTTCCTGCAAGTCCGCTTGAAAACTCTCGTTGGTGAAGGTTTGCGCACCGCAATCCGTATGATGTAGCACCACAATTTCCCGAGTACCTAGTTGTTGTTGGGAAATGACTAGCGAGCGAATCATGTCATCTGTCACACGACCTCCAGCATTCCGCAAAATATGGGCATCTCCAAGCGCTAATCCCAAGGCTTGTGCCACGTGGAGCCGCGAATCCATACAGGTCACAATCGCTACCCTGGTCTTTGGTTTCAAGGGCAAATGGTGTGTCCCATGCAAATCCACATAGGCTTGATTGGCTTTCATAAACTGTTGAAAATAAGACATAAACATTCCTTTCCTAACTCATTTTTCATACTAGACTATCATTTTGCCTTGCATTTGTCAGCCATGGGGCTTCGTAAGGCAGATTTTTACTGTTACTTCCGAATAGGTAAGAAAAGCAAAAAGCTAGCCATTTCATGTGAAAGACTAGCATTCTCTTTCCATACAGTTTTAATAATCGTTTAACCAAACACTTTCTTCAGCACTTCGCCGATTGTAGTCACTCCAACAATCTCAATTCCTACTGGAATTTCAAGACCAACAAGAGAATTTTTGGGAGCATAAATTTTAGTAAAACCTAACTTGGATGCTTCATTGATTCGTTGTTCAATGCGGTTGACACGGCGAATTTCACCGGTCAAGCCGATTTCACCGATAAAACACTCTTGGGGATTGGTTGGCTTATCCTTGTAACTAGAAGCAATTGCAACCGCAACCGCCAAATCAATCGCTGGCTCGTCTAGCTTGACCCCCCCAGCCGACTTGAGATAGGCGTCTTGGTTTTGGAGCAATAAACCCGCACGTTTTTCCAAGACCGCCATGATAAGACTAGCCCGATTAAAATCAAGCCCTGTTGTCGTCCGCTTGGCATTACCGAACATGGTTGGTGTCACCAAGGCTTGTACTTCTGCTAAAATAGGGCGTGTGCCTTCCATCGTAACGACAATGGCTGATCCGGTCGCACCATCCAAGCGTTCTTCTAAAAAGACTTGACTGGGATTAAGTACCTCGACTAATCCTGCTGCTTGCATCTCAAATATCCCAATTTCGTTGGTTGAACCAAAACGATTTTTAACGGCACGCAAGATACGGAAGGTATGCTGGCGCTCTCCCTCAAAATATA
Above is a window of Streptococcus sp. zg-86 DNA encoding:
- a CDS encoding TIGR00266 family protein, encoding MPDNRMNYTIDSNMQFPLVEIALERGETAYIQRGSMVYHTPSVTLNTKLNARGGSGLGKLMGAIGRSMTSGESMFITEAISSADDGKLALAPSMPGQVIALELGTKQYCLNDGAFLALDGSAQYKMERQSVGRALFGGQGGFFVMTTEGQGTLLANAFGSIKKLELHGGSITIDNAHVVAWSRELNYDIHLENGFLQSIGTGEGVVNTFTGYGEIYVQSLNIETFAQVIGSHIITGGGDGGGKTTLLDAFL
- a CDS encoding beta-class carbonic anhydrase translates to MSYFQQFMKANQAYVDLHGTHHLPLKPKTRVAIVTCMDSRLHVAQALGLALGDAHILRNAGGRVTDDMIRSLVISQQQLGTREIVVLHHTDCGAQTFTNESFQADLQEILGVDVSHQDFLPFSDVEESVREDMNLLRQSPLIPEDIIISGAVYDVDTGRMTEVV